In a genomic window of Pseudoglutamicibacter albus:
- a CDS encoding AI-2E family transporter, whose product MDQQESTGQQEGSGQLAGTPQRETRTHIPAAAQKPAPVSGSTEANTSNHMPSVRDLPNPWKDRWGRAGARSAQVLLIIALASVLVYGLIQVSVLVIPVLLATILACAAWPAIEWLRQRMSDTWAAVVVVVAAVLVLGGIIGGITATVVSQWSGLVDNAVQGFNQTREMANKMGIEISSSQVDEGIEQVKKFLTSSTFSTGAAAGLSSASMFFAGMGTFIVTIAIFLRDGDKIWSFLHSWVPESAQPTWHTAAVRARDTFGGYVRGTAVIAAVDAAGIALVMLVFGVQLWFPLAVIVFIGGFIPIMGALVSSILAALVALVTNGWLPALAIIIGSIVVNQLEGNLLQPLVMGSALRVHALVVLFALTAGTVLAGIIGALLAVPLTAAAWAAVKVFTGRETKVDDLEYRKRKKRIRKIAKKRAKRVKHLA is encoded by the coding sequence TGCCCCGGTTTCCGGTAGCACGGAGGCAAACACGTCGAATCATATGCCGAGCGTGCGTGACCTTCCGAACCCGTGGAAGGACCGTTGGGGCCGCGCGGGTGCACGTAGCGCGCAAGTGCTGCTCATTATCGCGCTGGCCTCCGTCCTGGTGTATGGGCTGATCCAGGTTTCGGTTCTCGTCATCCCTGTTTTGTTGGCGACCATCCTCGCGTGTGCAGCGTGGCCTGCGATCGAGTGGTTGCGCCAACGCATGTCTGATACGTGGGCCGCCGTGGTGGTTGTGGTTGCCGCGGTGCTGGTGCTCGGCGGCATTATTGGCGGTATCACCGCGACGGTCGTCTCCCAGTGGAGCGGGCTGGTTGATAACGCGGTGCAGGGCTTCAACCAGACGCGTGAGATGGCGAACAAGATGGGCATCGAGATCAGCTCGAGCCAGGTGGATGAAGGGATCGAGCAAGTCAAGAAGTTCTTGACGAGCTCGACCTTCAGCACGGGCGCGGCCGCCGGGTTGTCTTCTGCGAGCATGTTCTTTGCGGGCATGGGTACGTTCATTGTCACGATCGCGATCTTCTTGCGTGATGGCGACAAGATCTGGTCTTTCCTTCACTCGTGGGTTCCTGAGTCGGCTCAGCCTACGTGGCATACGGCTGCGGTGCGTGCCCGTGACACGTTCGGCGGTTATGTGCGTGGCACCGCGGTGATCGCAGCGGTCGATGCGGCAGGCATCGCCCTGGTGATGCTCGTCTTCGGTGTGCAGTTGTGGTTCCCGCTGGCGGTCATCGTGTTCATCGGCGGCTTCATCCCGATCATGGGTGCGTTGGTCAGCTCGATCCTCGCCGCCCTCGTCGCTTTGGTGACCAACGGTTGGCTTCCAGCGCTGGCGATCATTATCGGTTCGATTGTGGTGAACCAGCTTGAAGGCAACCTCCTGCAGCCGCTCGTGATGGGTTCGGCTCTGCGGGTTCACGCACTCGTCGTGTTGTTCGCCCTGACCGCTGGGACGGTTCTTGCCGGCATCATCGGTGCACTGCTCGCCGTTCCGCTAACGGCTGCCGCTTGGGCCGCGGTCAAGGTCTTCACCGGGAGGGAAACCAAGGTGGATGATCTCGAATACCGCAAGCGGAAGAAACGCATCCGAAAGATTGCGAAGAAACGGGCCAAGCGGGTCAAGCATCTCGCTTAA
- a CDS encoding RNA-binding S4 domain-containing protein produces MKARIDAWLWSVRVYKTRSEATTACRAGHIRVNDEPVKAAYAIKPGDNVRIRRHGFDRHLQVVKPLAKRVSAQVAATAYVDHTPERVKPAIPQVPVRPRGSGRPTKKERRQMDQLRASWVPTVENIEDLDLNSGP; encoded by the coding sequence ATGAAAGCTCGTATCGATGCGTGGTTGTGGTCCGTGCGTGTGTATAAGACGCGTTCGGAGGCGACCACGGCGTGCAGGGCGGGACATATTCGGGTCAATGATGAACCGGTCAAGGCGGCATATGCGATCAAGCCGGGCGATAACGTGCGCATCCGCCGGCATGGTTTCGATCGGCACCTGCAGGTTGTGAAGCCGCTCGCCAAGCGCGTCTCAGCGCAGGTCGCGGCCACCGCATACGTCGACCACACACCTGAACGGGTCAAGCCCGCGATCCCGCAGGTGCCGGTCCGTCCGCGCGGCTCTGGCCGGCCCACCAAGAAGGAGCGCCGGCAGATGGATCAGCTGCGCGCATCGTGGGTTCCAACCGTTGAGAACATCGAGGATCTGGACCTCAATTCCGGCCCTTGA
- a CDS encoding cold-shock protein has protein sequence MASGTVKWFNPDKGFGFIAPDDSSDDLFAHFSAIQTTGFRTLEEGQRVEFVVAEGPKGLQATEITPL, from the coding sequence ATGGCTTCTGGAACCGTCAAATGGTTCAACCCAGACAAGGGTTTCGGCTTCATCGCTCCGGATGATTCTTCTGATGACCTCTTCGCTCACTTCAGCGCAATCCAGACTACTGGCTTCCGCACCCTCGAAGAGGGCCAGCGCGTTGAATTCGTTGTAGCTGAGGGCCCGAAGGGTCTGCAGGCAACCGAGATCACCCCGCTGTAA